Below is a window of Vibrio fortis DNA.
TGATGTGATGCATTGATAAGAGTTGGTTTGCCGACAATTGCAAAAGTCAGCGACAAAGGCGCACTGACCGAGTGATCAATAACTTTTTTTTGTAGTTCAGACTGTAGTTGCTGAACTCTATCGACATTAGTTGCGTTCACAGCCGCATCAATTGCCCACCTAAGCTCAGGCAAAAGGTTAGTCGTTGAAAAATACGAAGCAATTTCAGCAATTGACATTGTGGTAATCAACGTCTGCATCGTGCGGTCATTCGAACCTACCAGCATCCCACTAATTTTTTTTTCTGAAATACTCACATTTTTTCATCCAGTTACCGAAAAATTGGACTTTAACCCAAAAATAAAACTTGATCCGACATACATGTCGGATCAATAATTTCTAGATAAAGTTACCGAGGTAAAAACGCCTGTTAACAATAATGCCACAAAAAATGGTTGAAAAATGAACGAAAGAAATACTGATAACCACAACGAGATATCGGACGAATCCCTCGAAAGCTCTATCGTTGACGGACTGTTCGTTAAATACGAAGACAAAAAAAACAACTGCTATCTAGCTAGCTCACAAAAGCTATTGGAATCAGCAAAAGCCATTTCATATCAACAAGTGGAAGAAATATTTAAATCCAAAGCTCGCTATTATTCCGGTATCAGAGCGGTTAAGACGACGCTGAAATTCATTGTAATTTATATCAGCCCACAGCTAGCACGTGATATGTTGAAGTTCTCCCGACGAGGAGCAATCAACCCAAATAATAAAAATAGGAAACTGAGCAAAGCAAAAATCAAGAAATATGCCGAGGCAATGAAAAATAGACAATGGTGTCTGACAGGTGAGCCAATCATCATCTCTGCTGAGGGGGAGATCCTAAATGGTCATCATCGATTAGAAGCTTCATATGAGGCAAATATAGGTTTTGTTGCCCCTGTAATTTTCGACGTGACTGACGACCTATCATTCGCAAATATTGATGTTGGTAATATGCGTTCTAGGTCTCAGGTATTAGAGATGGCTGGGGTACAGGTAAATGCTGTAGTTCTCTCTCGTGTAGCGATGCTGTCAAAGGCATTTGATCTGACGTCCAACCCTTATGCCTATAGAGGAACGCAAGGCACATCATTTCAACCATCCGAAATACTAGAGTATGTTGAGGATAACGAAGAGCTAGCCTTATCTGTCGATTTTGTCTCAAAAATAGTGAAACGACACAAACTGGAAAGTCAGGTATCTGAACCGATTTACGCTTTTGCTCATTATATGATAAAGCAAAAGCTCAAAGGCTATGAACTAGAAAATACACTACCGTTATCACCGGAGACTTACCTAACTCGGATTATTTCATCCTTAGGATTAGAGTCTGAAGATGACATCGAGTATCAAGTTCGTAACTACTTGCAATCGCTAGTTCATGAATCAACAGGTTATTCGCTACTGTGCAAATTGTCTGCGATTTTTAAAGGCTGGAATATGCATCTGAGCATTCCAGTATCTGGCAACAAAGTAAGTGTTCGACGAGTAGCTCGATATCGTAAAGATAGTGAGGGCAATAAAGTTCCTATGCCTTCTGCTGGAAACATCAATGAGGCATTTACAATTCCATGTGTCAATAAAGGACCAGTTCCCAAGAAGGTTTTGAAACAAGCCAACATACAGACTGTGAGTAAATAAAAAATGGTTGACGTGGTGTCATTAGTTCCAGAACTAACAGAGTTCATCCTCAATGAAAACACTCCGTTTATGGTGGTTAATCCTGACAGCTTACCGCCAAACACGCAGGTCGCAATGGATGAATTTATGACCGGAAAATCCGTTCCACATGCTGTATATATCTATTCTCACGACTATAGATTATTCCGACACTTAGTTATTTCAGGAAAAATAACCATCAAATAATAGACACGGAGATGACAGATTATGTGTTCCGTCATCTCCTTATTTGATTAGCTGTACCACCCATCAGCCAATACTTCAGCCTGCTCTAACACAAGCTTGATCGCCTCTTCAGCCGCATCAGGTGGGTACTTCCATCTGCGCAGCAGTCGGCGAACTAGGTTACGCATACGAGCACGGACACTTTCCCGCTTCTGCCAATCTACCGTTGCAGACTTACGAAGTTGATGAGTCAGTTCTATAGCAAGCTTACGTAGGTTGTCATCCCCCAACTCTCGAACCGAAGACTCGTTTTCGACCAAAGCTCGATAAAACGCAATTTCATCAACAGAAAGGTTTAACCTATCCAGCATGGCCGCATCTTCCTGCATCTCTTTCGCCCATTGAATCAACTCTTCAATAACCTGAGCCGTTTCAATATTACGGTTGTGATACTTTTGAAGCGTGGTCATGATGCGATCAGAGTATTTCTTCTCTTGAATCACATCATTCTTCATGCGAGCTTTCACCTCATCACGTAGTAACTTTTCTAATAGCTCTACTGCAAGGTTCTTCTCTTTCATGTTCTTGACGTCTTCAAGGAACTCTTCTGACAGCAAACCAATGTTCGGTTTGTCTAGCCCTACCATTGAAAAGATATCATCAACGCCATCGGCAACGACCGCATTGTTAAGGATTTGCTTAAGAGCGGTATTACGCTCTTCGTCGGTACGCTTTTTATCAACCGTTGAGTGCTTGATGAATGCAGCTTTTATCGCGGAGTAGAAAGCAATTTCGTTCTTGTAGCCGCCAGTCTCATCCATCGTGTTACATAGCGAGTAAGCCTTGGTAAGTGCAGCCATAACATCAAGAAAGCGTCGTTTACCATCTCGAACTTCTTTACCACTGCTATCGTTATGGGACAGACCGGATAAATGGTTCACAGCACCGGGCAACAATCGAAGTGCATCGGTTTCAAAATCAGGTCGATAATTGAAGGTGTGACCATCGACAGGTGTTGCGAACATGCCTCGAATGATATCGACCTTTTCCATTAACACTGCAAAGGCTTCTGCTGTATCTACAGTTGGCTGACCTTTACCCTGACTGTTGGTATAAGTCTTGAGAGCATTTTTCAACTCGTTAGCAATTCCGATGTAATCCACCACTAAGCCACCGGGTTTGTCTTTAAATACTCGGTTTACTCGGGCGATAGCCTGCATCAAGTTATGGCCTTTCATCGGTTTATCGATGTACATGGTATGACAGCATGGGGCATCGAAGCCTGTTAGCCACATATCACGTACAATCACCAATTGCAGCTCATCTTCGGTATCTTTGTAACGTTTCTCAAACAGCTTTTTCGTTTTCTTGTCATGGATATGCGGCTGCATCTTCTCCTTGTCTGATGCACTACCTGTCATAACGATTTTGATTGCTCCTTTTTCAGGATCGTCGTTATGCCACTCAGGTTTTATTGCCACTATAGCGTCATACAAATCGACACAGATTTCACGACTCATCGCTACAATCATCGCCTTGCCGGGAAATGTAGAAGTGCGGGTTGTGAAATGATTGACAAGATCTTTTGCCACTTGCTGTATTCGAGGTTCCGCACCAACAAGCTTCTCTAACGCAGCCCATTGTGATTTGATTTTTTCACGGTCTGCGGTCTCTTCATCTTCACCAATTTCATCCTCTACTTCATCGTTAAGAGCTTCGATCTTGTCCTGATTGATATCAAGTTTTGCTAGACGTGATTCGTAGTAAATCGGAACGGTTGCACCATCATCAACAGCATCTTGAATATCATAGATTGATACGTACTCGCCAAATACACCGCGAGTGTCTTTGTCATCCATGGCGATAGGCGTGCCTGTAAAGCCAATGAACGAGGCATAAGGCAAAGCGTCACGCATGTACTTAGAATAACCAAAAACGTACTTGTGAGCTTTTACAGCGCCATTTTCGTCCTTTATTTCAACCAGTTTGGACTTGTTACCATACTGACTTCGATGTGCCTCATCCGAAACGACAACAATATTTGCTCGCTCCGATAGAACTGGGTGTTCGGTTTCATCGGCTAAAAGTGCAAATTTTTGAATGGTGGTGAAAATGATGCCGCCTGATTGACGATTAAGTAATAGTTCTCGCAGGGCATCACGATCATCAGCTTGCTGTGGGATCTGTTTGAGCGTCTCTTGCGCCATGCCGAACGTGTTATAGAGCTGACCGTCCAAATCATTTCGGTCTGTGACAACAACAATCGTTGGGTTGTTCATAGTTGGCTGCTGAAGCAGTTTGCTGGCATAGCACACCATTGAGATACTCTTACCACTTCCTTGAGTGTGCCAAACGACGCCTGCCTTACCACTTCCGGATTTAATTTTGTCTAAGCCTTTTGTCGCCTGAACCTGATACTTTGCAATGTTGTCAGCCACTAAAGGTAAGTTGGCATCGGCTTGCTTCGCTTTTACTGTTGCTTCTACTGCCGCTCGAACGGCATGGAATTGATGGTAACCAGCGATCTTCTTGATTATTTTGTCGTTGTCAGTTTCGAATAAGACAAAGTAGCGAATGTAATCAAGCAATAAATCAGGTTTAAAGAAGCCCTTAACGACAGTTTCAAGCTGGTAATCCCAAAGCGGTTTATCATCTTCACCAGAAACAGTTTTCCAAGGTAAAAAACGTTCTTTGTTGGCGGTAAGAGATCCAATCCGAGCCGTCCAACCATCACTGACGACTAACGACTCGTTAAATGCAAACAGGTCAGGGATCTCATCTTTGTAGGTTTGCAGTTGGTTGTATGCGTTCCAAATATCGGCATGTTCATCTGCTGGGTTCTTCAACTCAACAACTGAGATAGGAAGGCCATTAATATACACCACCACATCTGGTCGGCGATTACCCTTGGTGCCCGTAATAGTGAACTGATTAACAACTAGGAACTCATTGTTATCTGGATTGGTGAAATCCATTAAGCGAGCATGGGTATGTTTTGGAGTCAGTTGACCATCTTCAATGATGGAGTATTCAACAGGCACACCTTCAATCAAAAGTTTATGGAATGCTCGGTTGTTTTTGATAAGCACAGGTGTTTCAGGTGTGCTTACTGTGTTCACAACCTGATTGAGAACCTCTTCTGGCAATTCAGGGTTCAATATCTCTAGCTGACTAAGCAAACGTTGTTTTAGAACGACCTGATGATAGTCATCACGTTCAGGGACGTCTGTCGCTGGGTTAACAGGGCCATCCGGTGCGATGTCATAGCCATTTTTGTATTGGTAGCCAAGCTCTTTAAACCAATCAAGGCATTGTTGTTCTAGTTGGTCTTCTGTGATCATGCGTCGACCTCATTATCAAATGTGGTACTTTTAAGTTTTTCATTCACAGTTTGCAGTGGAGATCTAAAAGCACTCTCAAGCAAAATCATATGTTCAATCAACCACTCAATCATTTCATACCACTGCTCTCGATTATGACCATCAAATTCTTTACGTGCCTGAACTCGCGATGCCTTCTTATCGTCTAACCTTAACCACTCAAGAGGTGAACCAAAAGAAGCCTCAATTTCACACTTCCTCTCGTACAGGTGATCAAATAAAAACTTATTTTCTAGACTTCCTGTTCGAGTCATTTCAAGTTGAACTCGAACTTCCTTAACGCCAAATATTAATGTAAAAGGGCACGAACGAACCCCTGATCCTGCACTTAGCCAATGATCTTTACTCGGGTTGATATTATTAAAGAGGTCACACTGGCTTCTTTTCATGGCCTCTAAGGCTTGCTCCCAGAATTCCATTCGAACTCGGTGCCTGTTTTTAAGTTCAGCTTCCGTGTTCTTTTCTTCTGCTTCTTTCGCATTCATACCAATCATCAGCTCTTTGGCTTCTGGAGTAGGAATGATCTGCTCGACATTTAAAAATAGGTCATGACCCATTGCATAAGGAGTTACCTTAAAACATTGGACTTGGATATCGTGATTGAGTAACCACAATGCTGTACTCGTTACCTCTTTGCGGAAGTTTGCAGCAACAAGCATTAATCGCTGGTTTATTCCTGAGTTAAGCACAACCTCATCCAGATCTGGCGCATCAAGGAATTCACACAATAGAGATTTAGCGTCACCACCATCGCAGTATCTATTCAAGTAAATCTGATAAATCTCCACGATTTGTGATTTCGTTAAATTAGAACAATAAGACGCATATTTGAGTGCTTGCCACATGACATCTCGCCCTGTGTCATCGAGCTTATTTTCGATGATCACGAGGTTTCCATCCTTATCTAATGCTAATAAGTCAAGACGCTCTCTGGTGTCATCAAAACCATCAAACTCTTTCTGGATGATTAATAACTCTTCACCCAACGCATTAGGCTGATGAGCTAACCACTCTTGCAAATGGTCACGCTCTCTAAAACCAAGGTCTGTAAAGCGCTTGGTTTCAATTCTTGAAATTCGATTGGATTCCTTATCAATCTTAAACACGTCTTATTGTCCTTTTGATTAGTTCTTGGTTGCCGTTTCTAACTCGATTTCGCCGGAAAGCAATTTAGGAAGCAAGGTGTCACGCAGGTCTTCAAGAACTGTATTTTGTGCATTATTTTTCGCTGCCATATCGACTAGATTACTAGCTACAGCACTGTACTTTTCTAGAAGTTCTAGTGGTGGGGTCAAAATCTTAACCTTACGAAGCTCAGCTTGCTTAATGCCTAATGCAGTTGTACCAGAAGCTCGCCCTTCCATATCTGCCTTTGCTTTTGTTGTTTGGAGCCAGTTAAACAAAAATTCTGGACTACAAACATCACTGTTAGCTCTGAGACCGTATAGTCTTTGGCTTAAACAAAAATCTTCTGAACCATCAAAGAAGTACAGCTCGCCCATAGGCGCTTCAGAAGTCATGATGATGTCACCTTTGATAAGCGGCTCTTTCATCCATTTCTTGTATGTAGCTTCATCGATAAAACGAATTGTGTCTGGGCGAACAATCTTTTTGGATTTAATGTTTTTTGCAGATATCGCTGGGTAACCTTCCTCAACCCAATCACTACCTAACTTCTTAGGTGTTTTGCCACGATGATCAATAATCATAGATGTGTGGCTATCCAGTGTTCCGACTTCCCAACCTTCCGGGATCAACCCTAGCTCAGACTCAACGAGCTTTTCTGGGAATAGCGAGGCAGTAACATCATCCATTCCTTCCGGTTGTTCGCCATTCATTTTGGCTTTAACCGGATCGAAATCGACAAACCATGATTTGAAAATGGCTTGAGCTATTTCTTCTAGGGTTTTGTTTAATTGGTTGTTAACAGTAACTTTCTTAGTCAGAGCGTTTACTTGTCCAGAAATCTCTTTTTGAATATCGATTGGTGGAACTATAACTGGTAGCTTTAGCTGACCTGTGATTCCAAGGTAAGCCCTAGTTGAACCTGAACCTGCCCATAAGCCCAAAATACTCTGGAAGTAGCGCGAATCAAAATATGATTTTAGGTAAATGTTGCTTAACTTACTCTCATCCAATACCCGATAATAGGTCACTTGAGGGGTTAGCATAATATAGTCGTGATCATTGTCTTGAACTATTGCAGTTCGACCAATCGTAGCTTTGTGAGATAACAAAACGTCACCAACTCTAGAAAAGCCTTTCCTCAAACTTGAAGCCTGTTCGTCAGTGATAAACTTACACGTTGTCAGGTCAACACGGCCACCAGATAGATCAGATGCCATGACAAATGGAACACCCGACTCAACATAATCTGAGGCTTTAGGGTGGATTCCTCCGTGATTACCATCCAATGGTTTAGCAATGACTTTGTTCTTCACTAGCTCATCAACTGTAAGTACTTCCCAGCCTACAGGTAACTCAAAAGGCAAATCAAAGCTCATAACCCAACCCCGTTAGGTTTTTCTTAATTTCAGCCTCTAGCGTTGCCGATTCTGCAAACTGTTCAGCCAACTTAGAAGTCAGCACAGCCATCTTCTCAGCAAAAGGAATACCATCATCCTCTTCTTCAGCAGCACCAACATAACGACCCGGAGTGAGAACAAAGTCATGCTTAGTGATCTCTTCAAGCATTGCTGATTTACAGAAACCAGCTTGGTCTTCGTAGCCAACACCATGAACTTCTTCACCTGTTTTCCATGCGTGGTATAGGTCTGCTACTTTGCGGATATCATCAAAACTAAAGTCACGTAGAACACGATCTTTCATGTAACCAAGGTTACGCGCATCAATAAACAGTACTTCACCTTTACGCGCACGTAGTTTGCGACCTGCTTTATCTGTGCGAGCGGTTTTGTTCTTAGTTAAAAACCAAATACACGCTGGGATCTGGGTGTTAGTAAACAGTTGGCCGGGTAACGCTACCATACATTCAACAAGATCGTTTGCGACAAGCGATTTACGGATCTCACCTTCATTGTTTGTGGTCGAACTCATCGAGCCGTTCGCCAATAGAAGCGCTTGAGAGCCGTCTGGAGCAAGGTGATGAAGCATGTGCTGCATCCATGCGAAGTTGGCGTTACCTGCTGGCGGTTGGCCGTATTTGAAGCGAGGATCGTTATCATCAACACCTGTGTTCCACTCTTTCATGTTGAATGGAGGGTTTGCCATGATAAAGTCAGCGCGCAGATCTGGATGCTGTACATTGGTATAGGTACTTGCTGGCTCTTTACCGAAGTCGTAATCCAAACCTCGGATAGCCATGTTCATAGCCGCTAGCTGCCACGTCGTGTGGTTGTACTCTTGACCGTAAATTGAGATCTTCTGCTTCTGCGTTAGTGCATCTACTTTCTTCTCGTTAGCATGGCGCTCAATAAACTTCTCTGACTGTACAAAGAAACCACCTGAACCCATTGCAGGGTCATAAACACGACCTTCAAACGGTTCAATCATTTCAACGATTAGCGATACGATAGAGGCAGGCGTATAGAACTGACCACCTTTTTTACCCTCAGCAAGCGCAAACTGACCAAGCATGTATTCGTACACATGACCGAGGATGTCTTTGCTGTTTAGGTCAGCATGAACAAACGGGATAGTCGCTATCAGGTTGATAAGCTCATTCAGCTTGGCTTGATCAATCTTCAACGAAGAGTATGACTTGTTCAGTACGCCTTTCAGCTTAGGGTTGTCACGCTCAATACCCTCTAAAGCATTGTCGATAAGGTGACCAACCGATGTAATTTTCTTCACCTTGCCGTCAATTTCAAGGTCAGCACCACCAATGACCAATGGGCCGTTGTCTTGTAGAAACTGCCAACGAGACTCCGTAGGCAGCCAGAACACGTTTTTCTCGGTGTAGAAATCGCGTTGTTCAAGCTCGATCGCAATCTCTTCAGCTAACTCTTCTTCAGAGAAGTCTGCCGGATCTAGATAGTATTCATGCTCCGGGTTAGCAAGGTCAGCTTTGATCTCGTCCTGACGCAGCTTAAACGCATCAGAAACATATTTAACAAAGATTAGGCCCAGCACAGCATGTTTGTATTGTGCTGCATCGAGAGTGGAACGTAGCTTATCTGCCGCTGTCCAGAGCTTGCTTTCCAGCTCTTTGAGGAATAGTTGTTCTTGTTCGTTCATTGCTGATTTCTTGAATTCGAAAAATTTGCCTTATGATACCAGTCGAATCACAAAAATCCTTAATTTATAACTCTGTAAAGTATGGTTTTATGAGGTCAGGAGCATATTGTCTTTTTTTGATGTAATTTCACCCTAACGACTTGAGTTTCCGTCAAAATCATCAGATTTTTTTTGGGAGGGAGTATATATTAAGGCAACTGAATGCATTGTGAGGAGAACAATATGTCAGTTATGGATTATCAAGATGCTTCGAAAGAAGAGCTTCAAGAACTAGAAAACGAAAGACTTGAGTTACTGAACGACTTTAAAGAGCAGTTGGCAGCGTTCTGCGATTACCTAAACGTTGACTTAGACCAGCAAGCGACTTTGACATCACTAGACACCGCGACAGCACTCACGCTTTCCTCTCCACGCTATATTCCTGCACGAAAGGGAATTTTAAAAATCTCAGCTCAAGGGTATTTAAGCTTAAAATTGGTTGAGAAAGTCAAATCAACCACTACAGACATTGTTAAGGCGCTAGCCAACAAAATTGCAGACTCTTCCCAAAAACTGCCATGCAACGACATTGCACTTAAAGGTTCCGTTGATTCCATCGCCGCAAAGTTGACTCAGCGCTACTTGTTTGGCCATAGACGCTTTTATGACATTGAACCAATTCCAGAAGTCCCAACATTGAGGAACAAAGACTTAAGCGCTTTATGTGAACGTCACCTTCTCGATCGAGTGAAGGAGCGTTATACGTCTCACTACCACCGCTACAGATTATGGGACGGAAGAGCCATCGCTTTATTCTCTAGCTACCTGTTTGATGTCAAAAGTGAAGAGCATAATTTCTTTGATTCTAAAAACTTAATTCATCTTCTGGATAACGACCCTGAGCCAATCAAAAAAGAATGGTTTAAAGATGAATGCATCGAATGTTGGGAAGCGCTTTATGCAGATGGCCCACGTTATGCCTATACCGAGCTTGCCTACCCTGATGAGAGTGGTGTCATTTTTGAAGAATACGTACCACTAGGCATGGTAAGTGAAGATGTATGGGATTCGCTTTATGAGCGCTATAAAAACAAACTGAAAGAACATGTCGAGTTAGCCTAATAACTCTTGCCGCTGTTGCAGAGCGTAGATGGGGATAACGTTTCTGGCGTAGTCTCAGCTTACGCTTGTTTTGTGAGCGGCACTGGTTCAAGTGCTGCTATATCGCCTAAGATGTAATCTAAGTTAGTAGCTCTAAGGCGCTTTTGTCCCAAAGCGGGTCTCGATTCCAGACGAATTAACACTAGCTTGGGTATCAAATGAACTAGCTTCTATTCCAACGCAATATTATGGGCATGATTTACATTACAAACCAGCGTTACGCTGTGTGCTATTGACTCTCCCAAAGAGTTTAATTGTAAGGGCTTTGTTATTACACCATTGGCACCAGCATCAACGAATGCTATCGCTGTTTCTTTGGTAACATCAGCGGTACAACCAAGAATAACCCCTTGATAAGCATACTCATTTCGTATTAATTCTGTCGCTTCTATGCCTCCCATATGTGGCATTTGATGATCCATCAAGATTACGTCAAAAGAACATTGGCGTACTCTTTCAGCAGCTTCTTTACCGTTAGATACAATAGAAGTAGTAAGCCCTAGCTTTTCACACAAGCGTTTAGCAACAAGTTGATTAATCCGGTTATCCTCAACGATAAGGACTGACTTACCGGAAAAGTCTTCTTCGTTTGAGATCTTTCTTTTATCTTGGAAGGTGGTTCCTCTTGGGCTTGTCACTTTTGCTACAAAGCAACTTCCTGAACCTAACTCACTTGTGACTGTAATATCCCCACCCATTGATAAACATAATTTTTTTACTATGGATAAACCTAACCCTGTACCTCCAAATTCGTGCATCGTTCTAACATCCGCTTGTTCGAACGCATTAAAAATACCGTTTAAACGATGTGATGGTATACCAACTCCAGTATCAGAGACTTGAATAAAAAGCTCACTTTTTTCATTGTCATATTTTAAAATAACTTTAACCTGCCCATCAGAGGTAAACTTAATGGCATTCCCCACCAAGTTGTAAATAATTTGACGTATACGAGCTTTATCTCCGACTAAAACAAGATCTTCAGGCAAACTACTGGTATCGAATATAAGCTGAAGGTTTTTGTCAGAAGACAGCGGATAAAAAGAGTTTTTTATTGGTATCAATAGCTTGTTTAGTTCGAACTCTTCCTCAACAAAAACTAGATTTCCTTGTTCTAGATTTGAAAAATCAAGAATTTCGTTTATGACTGCCATTAGGTGTTCACCTGACTCTAAAAGCGTGTCTAAGTGTGTCTGAATAGTTGAATCTTTATTGTCAGAGATGAGTAACTGCGTCATTCCTATAACACCATTAATTGGGGTTCTTATCTCATGACTCATTGTTGCTAAAAACATAGACTTAGCTAAGCTGGCTTCCTCCGCCTTATTTACAGCCCCTTGTAACGCTAACTTGGTTTTTTTCAATTCTATAATGTAGTGGTTAAGGTAAAGGAACACGACAGAGAAGACTAAAATAATCAATAGTATCAAGGTATAAACGGTTGCTTCGCTGGTTAAGAATATGTTGTCCATCAAACGTTCGTGAACATGTTCCGCTGCTTCATCCATCTCTTCTGAAAAAACTTGTTTCTCTAATTCGTTTAATAAAGATTCTGATACAGTTTGTTGTTTTGCTTTAAGTATTTTCTCAAGTAATGCCAATTGTCTATCAGCAGTTTTTACGTACTCATCAACTACAGAAGGAAGTGAATTGCCTAACCAAAGCATTTGAGGAAATCTAACGTTAACGTCATTGCTAGCTTCCTTTAAAGTGTTTAACTCGTAAGTTAGCTCTTGTACTTCAGAAAGTAGTTTATTTATCTTGTAGTCAACGTCTTCTGGCTGAGTTAGATGAACATAGCTTCTCATATGGACAAGGCTTGCTGAATGGGCAACGTGCGAGCTTTCAATAGCCTCTAGAAGAGAGTTTTGAGTTTTAAATGAAAAGAATAAACTGAGAGTTATGCCCAATGCTAACGCAATTAAAGTTTCCATAACGTTGAACATTGGTGAGTGTTCATTATTCACTTGAGTCCTCCAGATGGAATTCATGGATAACAGGTATAGAGCTTTCTTTTTCAATATAATCAAAAAAGCAAGCAACCATAAATAGCCAGACAATTAATGCTATCCATACAAATACGCTTGTCTTATTCACCTTCCGGCACCTCTCTTTTTCCATATGCATAAAGTTTAGAAGAGCAAAGCCTCAGTAGCCATTCAATTTTTGTGACTAAAGTCAACGGAAAGAAAATGATATGGGTA
It encodes the following:
- a CDS encoding ParB N-terminal domain-containing protein, whose protein sequence is MNERNTDNHNEISDESLESSIVDGLFVKYEDKKNNCYLASSQKLLESAKAISYQQVEEIFKSKARYYSGIRAVKTTLKFIVIYISPQLARDMLKFSRRGAINPNNKNRKLSKAKIKKYAEAMKNRQWCLTGEPIIISAEGEILNGHHRLEASYEANIGFVAPVIFDVTDDLSFANIDVGNMRSRSQVLEMAGVQVNAVVLSRVAMLSKAFDLTSNPYAYRGTQGTSFQPSEILEYVEDNEELALSVDFVSKIVKRHKLESQVSEPIYAFAHYMIKQKLKGYELENTLPLSPETYLTRIISSLGLESEDDIEYQVRNYLQSLVHESTGYSLLCKLSAIFKGWNMHLSIPVSGNKVSVRRVARYRKDSEGNKVPMPSAGNINEAFTIPCVNKGPVPKKVLKQANIQTVSK
- a CDS encoding type I restriction endonuclease subunit R, with the protein product MITEDQLEQQCLDWFKELGYQYKNGYDIAPDGPVNPATDVPERDDYHQVVLKQRLLSQLEILNPELPEEVLNQVVNTVSTPETPVLIKNNRAFHKLLIEGVPVEYSIIEDGQLTPKHTHARLMDFTNPDNNEFLVVNQFTITGTKGNRRPDVVVYINGLPISVVELKNPADEHADIWNAYNQLQTYKDEIPDLFAFNESLVVSDGWTARIGSLTANKERFLPWKTVSGEDDKPLWDYQLETVVKGFFKPDLLLDYIRYFVLFETDNDKIIKKIAGYHQFHAVRAAVEATVKAKQADANLPLVADNIAKYQVQATKGLDKIKSGSGKAGVVWHTQGSGKSISMVCYASKLLQQPTMNNPTIVVVTDRNDLDGQLYNTFGMAQETLKQIPQQADDRDALRELLLNRQSGGIIFTTIQKFALLADETEHPVLSERANIVVVSDEAHRSQYGNKSKLVEIKDENGAVKAHKYVFGYSKYMRDALPYASFIGFTGTPIAMDDKDTRGVFGEYVSIYDIQDAVDDGATVPIYYESRLAKLDINQDKIEALNDEVEDEIGEDEETADREKIKSQWAALEKLVGAEPRIQQVAKDLVNHFTTRTSTFPGKAMIVAMSREICVDLYDAIVAIKPEWHNDDPEKGAIKIVMTGSASDKEKMQPHIHDKKTKKLFEKRYKDTEDELQLVIVRDMWLTGFDAPCCHTMYIDKPMKGHNLMQAIARVNRVFKDKPGGLVVDYIGIANELKNALKTYTNSQGKGQPTVDTAEAFAVLMEKVDIIRGMFATPVDGHTFNYRPDFETDALRLLPGAVNHLSGLSHNDSSGKEVRDGKRRFLDVMAALTKAYSLCNTMDETGGYKNEIAFYSAIKAAFIKHSTVDKKRTDEERNTALKQILNNAVVADGVDDIFSMVGLDKPNIGLLSEEFLEDVKNMKEKNLAVELLEKLLRDEVKARMKNDVIQEKKYSDRIMTTLQKYHNRNIETAQVIEELIQWAKEMQEDAAMLDRLNLSVDEIAFYRALVENESSVRELGDDNLRKLAIELTHQLRKSATVDWQKRESVRARMRNLVRRLLRRWKYPPDAAEEAIKLVLEQAEVLADGWYS
- a CDS encoding DUF4268 domain-containing protein, translating into MFKIDKESNRISRIETKRFTDLGFRERDHLQEWLAHQPNALGEELLIIQKEFDGFDDTRERLDLLALDKDGNLVIIENKLDDTGRDVMWQALKYASYCSNLTKSQIVEIYQIYLNRYCDGGDAKSLLCEFLDAPDLDEVVLNSGINQRLMLVAANFRKEVTSTALWLLNHDIQVQCFKVTPYAMGHDLFLNVEQIIPTPEAKELMIGMNAKEAEEKNTEAELKNRHRVRMEFWEQALEAMKRSQCDLFNNINPSKDHWLSAGSGVRSCPFTLIFGVKEVRVQLEMTRTGSLENKFLFDHLYERKCEIEASFGSPLEWLRLDDKKASRVQARKEFDGHNREQWYEMIEWLIEHMILLESAFRSPLQTVNEKLKSTTFDNEVDA
- a CDS encoding restriction endonuclease subunit S; translation: MSFDLPFELPVGWEVLTVDELVKNKVIAKPLDGNHGGIHPKASDYVESGVPFVMASDLSGGRVDLTTCKFITDEQASSLRKGFSRVGDVLLSHKATIGRTAIVQDNDHDYIMLTPQVTYYRVLDESKLSNIYLKSYFDSRYFQSILGLWAGSGSTRAYLGITGQLKLPVIVPPIDIQKEISGQVNALTKKVTVNNQLNKTLEEIAQAIFKSWFVDFDPVKAKMNGEQPEGMDDVTASLFPEKLVESELGLIPEGWEVGTLDSHTSMIIDHRGKTPKKLGSDWVEEGYPAISAKNIKSKKIVRPDTIRFIDEATYKKWMKEPLIKGDIIMTSEAPMGELYFFDGSEDFCLSQRLYGLRANSDVCSPEFLFNWLQTTKAKADMEGRASGTTALGIKQAELRKVKILTPPLELLEKYSAVASNLVDMAAKNNAQNTVLEDLRDTLLPKLLSGEIELETATKN
- a CDS encoding type I restriction-modification system subunit M, with product MNEQEQLFLKELESKLWTAADKLRSTLDAAQYKHAVLGLIFVKYVSDAFKLRQDEIKADLANPEHEYYLDPADFSEEELAEEIAIELEQRDFYTEKNVFWLPTESRWQFLQDNGPLVIGGADLEIDGKVKKITSVGHLIDNALEGIERDNPKLKGVLNKSYSSLKIDQAKLNELINLIATIPFVHADLNSKDILGHVYEYMLGQFALAEGKKGGQFYTPASIVSLIVEMIEPFEGRVYDPAMGSGGFFVQSEKFIERHANEKKVDALTQKQKISIYGQEYNHTTWQLAAMNMAIRGLDYDFGKEPASTYTNVQHPDLRADFIMANPPFNMKEWNTGVDDNDPRFKYGQPPAGNANFAWMQHMLHHLAPDGSQALLLANGSMSSTTNNEGEIRKSLVANDLVECMVALPGQLFTNTQIPACIWFLTKNKTARTDKAGRKLRARKGEVLFIDARNLGYMKDRVLRDFSFDDIRKVADLYHAWKTGEEVHGVGYEDQAGFCKSAMLEEITKHDFVLTPGRYVGAAEEEDDGIPFAEKMAVLTSKLAEQFAESATLEAEIKKNLTGLGYEL